The genomic region CTAGAGAAGAAAATTAAAAGTGAACTTGAAAAAATGCTTAGAAATGATCGTGAAAGCTATATTGAGTTATTCGAACAATTTGGAGTAAATATTAAATATGGACTATACGACCAATTCGGTGCTAAGAAAGATTTATTAAAAGATCTAGTGATGTATATCTCATCAGAGACAAAAGAATATACGACACTTAAAGAGTATGTTGAGCGTATGAAAGATAACCAAGAATTCATTTATTATGCATCTGGTTCAAGTAAAGAACAAATCGACCGCTTACCTCAAATGGAATTATTAAAAGAAAAAGGGTATGAAGTCCTATACTTTAAAGATGATGTTGATGAATTTGCCATTAATTTCTTAACTGAATACGATGAAAAGAAATTTAAGAACATCTCTCAGGGTGACTTGAATCTAGAATCTGAAGAAGAAAAGAAAGAGATTGAAGAAAAAGAAAAAGAATACAAGGATATGATGAGCTATATCAAGGATTCACTAAAAGATAAAGTAAGTGAGGTTAAAATTTCATCACGATTAAAAGAAAGTGCAGTTTGTCTTGTAAGTAAAGATGGTGTATCATTTGAGATGGAACGTATTCTAAAAAGTATGCCAAATAACAATGGTATGATGAAGGCTGAACGTGTATTAGAGTTAAATCCTAACCATAATTTATTTAAAGCGCTTGAAAACTTATATAATAATAATAAAGAAGAAGTTAAGGATTATGCAGACCTTCTATACGATCAAGCATTATTAGTAGAAGGATTTGAACTAGAAGACCCGGTTAAGTTTGCTAACAAAATGAGTAATTTAATGGTAAAATCAATTAAATAAAATGAACTTAAATAAATGTAAAAAGGACTGTCAAAATTGATAGTCCTTTTTGTTTATACGAGTACCTCAGCAAGTAGTTGATCAGTAAGGATAAATTCAATTGCCTGATTTCTATAGTTTTTATCGTGTATATAGGTGTTTCGTTCTGGTTTAATAGTAGGTGCATATTTAATTGCTTCTTTAAATGCATCTTTTTTAATATTGAGTGTCTTTACATAGTCAAAGAAACCAATCGTCAGTAATAGTTGTTTGATTTCTTTATGCCGTTCAATTGGTTCATGTTGTCCTTGTATATGGCTCATAATATAACTTGCTATACCTACTTGAATACCATGTAGTTCATTAAGATGTATATACTGATCTAATGCATGCGAAATTAAGTGCTCACTTCCGCTACAAGGAGCACTTGTTCCCGCAATTTCCATGGCAATACCATTTAAAGTTAATGAGTTCACTAATTCCTGTAAGAAGAGATCATCTTTAAGTGTGGAAAACTCGGTACTTAGAAGACTATTGACGGATTTACTCGCAATCATAGCAGCAAAATCATTAACGGTAGTAATACCTTGTCTCTCTTCATATAACCAGTCTGTTATCGCAGGTATATTCGATATTAAATCACCAATACCTGAAAACATAAACTTTAAAGGGGCACCTTTTATAACCGACGTATCGATTATAATGCCATATGGCATCTTAGCGTGAACCGTTGTTCTAGTCTCATTTACAATGAGTGATGATGACGAACTTGAGAAACCATCATTTGAAGTTGAAGTAGGAATACTTATAAAAGGAATCTTACGTAAAAAAGCCATATATTTTGAAGCGTCAATCGCTCTTCCTCCACCGATACCAATTATAACCTCCGTATCGTTAGGAATTG from Haloplasma contractile SSD-17B harbors:
- a CDS encoding iron-containing alcohol dehydrogenase family protein, which gives rise to MSTSSHLISIPTILEVGNDCLQSIGKIVRNKKFKNVVVFFSDGIFDIVGETVLNSLEYANINILYRHVLSNIQIEPIVSHAFSIPNDTEVIIGIGGGRAIDASKYMAFLRKIPFISIPTSTSNDGFSSSSSSLIVNETRTTVHAKMPYGIIIDTSVIKGAPLKFMFSGIGDLISNIPAITDWLYEERQGITTVNDFAAMIASKSVNSLLSTEFSTLKDDLFLQELVNSLTLNGIAMEIAGTSAPCSGSEHLISHALDQYIHLNELHGIQVGIASYIMSHIQGQHEPIERHKEIKQLLLTIGFFDYVKTLNIKKDAFKEAIKYAPTIKPERNTYIHDKNYRNQAIEFILTDQLLAEVLV